The proteins below are encoded in one region of Microbacterium pygmaeum:
- a CDS encoding XdhC family protein produces the protein MLDLAPELIAVLRTGEPVAVVSITNVPRSAPLGVGASMAVTAGGRVIGSISGGCVEGDAVLLAHAVLADGEGRVARFGFTDETAHAAGLACGGSIDVVVYRVEPSDDIAIAALQRAAQDRSARIGVECTGPRIGRLLGESELQTPAAVDDLRSMLAAAYADETGVLMLAFAPRARLIIAGAGEHASALCRVASAAGFAVTVCDPWPLLVTTERFPDADRLVADLPHRHLSCLDTDEFDERTAICVLTHDERIDIPTLRLALRLPVGFVGAMGSRATVARRAALLRQTGTDDDALARLHSPLGLDLQGSTPEETAIAIVAEILAARHRGTGLPLRDLHGPVHREAPSASCSIDPSLLPEIR, from the coding sequence ATGCTGGATCTCGCGCCTGAGCTGATCGCGGTGCTGCGCACCGGGGAACCCGTGGCGGTGGTCTCCATCACGAATGTCCCGCGCAGCGCGCCCCTGGGCGTCGGCGCCTCCATGGCGGTGACGGCCGGCGGTCGCGTCATCGGCTCGATCTCGGGCGGGTGCGTCGAGGGCGATGCGGTGCTGCTGGCACATGCCGTGCTCGCCGACGGCGAAGGCCGCGTCGCCCGGTTCGGCTTCACCGACGAGACGGCGCACGCTGCCGGTCTGGCATGCGGCGGGTCGATCGACGTCGTCGTCTACCGCGTCGAGCCGTCCGACGACATCGCGATAGCGGCGCTGCAGCGTGCTGCGCAGGACCGCTCCGCGCGGATCGGCGTCGAGTGCACGGGGCCGCGCATCGGGCGGCTGCTCGGCGAATCGGAGCTGCAGACGCCGGCGGCCGTCGACGACCTGCGCAGCATGCTGGCGGCGGCATACGCCGACGAGACCGGCGTGCTGATGCTCGCCTTCGCGCCACGGGCGCGGCTGATCATCGCCGGGGCGGGCGAGCATGCATCCGCATTGTGCCGTGTCGCCTCCGCGGCCGGATTCGCCGTGACGGTGTGCGATCCGTGGCCGCTGCTCGTGACAACGGAGCGCTTCCCGGATGCCGACCGTCTCGTCGCCGATCTGCCGCATCGGCACCTGTCGTGCCTGGACACCGACGAGTTCGACGAACGGACGGCGATCTGCGTGCTCACCCACGACGAGCGCATCGACATCCCCACGCTGCGGCTCGCGCTGCGCCTGCCCGTCGGCTTCGTCGGCGCGATGGGATCCCGCGCCACGGTCGCGCGCCGCGCCGCGCTGCTGCGCCAGACCGGTACGGATGACGACGCGCTGGCGCGCCTGCACTCGCCGCTGGGGCTCGACCTCCAGGGCTCGACCCCCGAGGAGACCGCGATCGCGATCGTCGCCGAGATCCTCGCGGCGCGCCACCGCGGCACCGGCCTGCCTCTGCGTGATCTGCACGGTCCGGTGCACCGCGAGGCGCCCTCGGCCTCATGCTCGATCGATCCATCCCTTCTCCCGGAGATCCGCTGA
- a CDS encoding nucleoside deaminase, translating to MTDQDTHLLRAIALARQARERGDHPFGAIVVTADGTVVEGLNSVVTHGDPTGHAETNLVRLAAAALTAQQLSTATLYTSTEPCAMCAGAIYWSGIGRVVYALGEDELIRMVGTQEGIPTLALPSREVFARGGRAVEVIGPVDLPEAVAVHRGFWTAEATP from the coding sequence ATGACCGACCAGGACACTCACCTCCTCCGCGCGATCGCGCTCGCCCGACAGGCGCGCGAGCGTGGCGACCATCCCTTCGGCGCGATCGTCGTGACAGCAGACGGCACCGTGGTCGAGGGTCTGAACTCGGTCGTCACACACGGGGACCCCACCGGTCACGCTGAGACGAACCTCGTCCGACTCGCCGCCGCCGCGCTGACCGCGCAACAGCTGAGCACCGCCACGCTGTACACCAGCACCGAGCCGTGCGCGATGTGCGCGGGCGCCATCTACTGGTCGGGCATCGGTCGCGTCGTGTACGCCCTCGGCGAGGACGAGCTGATCCGCATGGTCGGCACGCAGGAGGGCATCCCGACCCTCGCCCTCCCCAGTCGCGAGGTCTTCGCCCGCGGTGGCCGGGCGGTGGAGGTCATCGGTCCGGTCGACCTGCCGGAAGCGGTCGCGGTGCACCGTGGCTTCTGGACTGCCGAGGCGACGCCGTGA
- a CDS encoding 8-oxoguanine deaminase — translation MTRIIIEGAHVVTVDAADTEHPIGFVVLDGETIAAVGSGSAPEEWRADAAIVDGRGCLVTPGLINTHHHLYQWLTRGYAQDAILFDWLTALYPLWSRIDAGLTGIGAAGAMAVLARSGCTTVADHHYVFPKDSGDIVGAIVEASERIGVRLHATRGSMDLGASQGGLPPDFAVESTDTILRASVEAVEQYHDPSFSSMARVALAPCSPFSVTAELLRESALLARSLGVRLHTHASETVEEDAYCLERFGKTPTAYLEDLGWLGSDVWMAHCVHLDETAIGRYAETGTGIAHCPSSNARLAAGIAPVRDLLRAGVPVGLGVDGAASNESGQLGIEIREAVLMGRLKTGSDSFSVRTGLRIATMNGARVLGRQDEIGSLEPGKLADVAVWRVDTVEHAGILDPVAALGLGAMPPLARLFVNGRLVVEESTLVTAEEPVLAEQVAAASKQLAERA, via the coding sequence GTGACGCGGATCATCATCGAGGGCGCACACGTCGTCACCGTCGATGCCGCCGACACTGAGCATCCGATCGGCTTCGTCGTCCTCGACGGCGAGACCATCGCAGCCGTCGGATCCGGCTCGGCACCCGAGGAGTGGCGGGCGGATGCCGCGATCGTCGACGGTCGCGGATGCCTGGTCACTCCGGGCCTGATCAACACACACCACCATCTGTACCAATGGCTCACGCGCGGCTACGCGCAGGACGCGATCCTCTTCGACTGGCTCACCGCGCTGTACCCGCTGTGGTCGCGGATCGACGCGGGTCTCACCGGGATCGGCGCCGCAGGGGCGATGGCGGTGCTCGCACGGTCGGGGTGCACCACGGTCGCCGACCACCACTACGTCTTCCCGAAGGACTCCGGCGACATCGTCGGCGCGATCGTCGAGGCGTCCGAGCGCATCGGCGTCCGCCTGCACGCCACGCGCGGTTCCATGGACCTCGGCGCCTCGCAGGGCGGGCTGCCGCCGGACTTCGCGGTCGAGAGCACCGACACGATCCTGCGCGCATCAGTCGAGGCCGTCGAGCAGTACCACGACCCGTCCTTCTCGTCGATGGCGCGGGTGGCTCTGGCACCCTGCTCCCCGTTCTCGGTGACGGCCGAGCTGCTGCGCGAGTCGGCGCTGCTGGCGCGTTCGCTCGGCGTCCGACTGCACACGCATGCGTCGGAGACGGTCGAGGAGGACGCATACTGCCTGGAGCGCTTCGGCAAGACGCCCACGGCGTACCTCGAAGACCTCGGCTGGCTGGGCTCGGACGTCTGGATGGCGCACTGCGTCCACCTCGACGAGACGGCCATCGGAAGATATGCCGAAACCGGCACGGGTATTGCGCACTGTCCCTCGTCGAACGCGCGACTGGCAGCCGGCATCGCGCCGGTCCGCGACCTGCTGCGCGCCGGGGTGCCGGTCGGGCTCGGGGTCGACGGAGCGGCCTCGAACGAGTCCGGCCAGCTCGGCATCGAGATCCGCGAGGCTGTGCTGATGGGCAGGCTCAAGACCGGATCCGACTCCTTCTCGGTGCGCACCGGATTGCGGATCGCGACGATGAACGGCGCACGCGTCCTCGGCCGGCAGGACGAGATCGGCTCGCTCGAACCCGGAAAGCTCGCGGATGTCGCGGTGTGGCGAGTCGACACCGTCGAGCACGCGGGGATCCTCGACCCGGTCGCAGCGTTGGGCCTCGGCGCGATGCCGCCGTTGGCGCGGCTCTTCGTGAACGGGCGACTCGTCGTGGAGGAGTCGACCCTGGTGACAGCCGAGGAGCCGGTGCTCGCCGAGCAGGTCGCAGCCGCGTCGAAGCAGCTCGCCGAGCGGGCATAG
- a CDS encoding FAD binding domain-containing protein, with the protein MDITTVTSFRRAHTRDDLALAEGEAFLAGGTWLMSEPQPETTGFVDLTTMDWPSLEVSDEGLRIGATCTIAELVRFGADASARPADWAAASLFPVAANALLASFKIWNTATVGGNLCRTYAAGSMVSLCAGLDGVAVLWRPDGTELRVSVADFPTGDGTNILRRGELLRSIELPAHALRSRALLHKIALAEYGRSGAVVTGRLDGDGSTVFGVTAATLTPHVMRFPAIPGADELAAAVAAASDFYTDPQGAADWRRGVSSELAEQLRRELERVA; encoded by the coding sequence ATGGACATCACCACCGTCACTTCATTCCGACGCGCGCATACGCGCGACGACCTCGCCCTCGCCGAGGGCGAGGCGTTCCTCGCCGGCGGCACCTGGCTGATGAGCGAGCCGCAACCCGAGACGACGGGGTTCGTCGATCTGACGACGATGGACTGGCCGTCGCTGGAGGTCTCCGACGAAGGGTTGCGCATCGGCGCCACCTGCACCATCGCGGAACTGGTGCGGTTCGGCGCGGACGCCTCGGCCCGGCCGGCCGACTGGGCAGCGGCATCCCTCTTCCCCGTCGCCGCGAACGCGCTGCTGGCCTCATTCAAGATCTGGAACACCGCGACCGTCGGCGGGAACCTCTGTCGCACGTACGCCGCCGGATCGATGGTGTCGCTGTGCGCGGGGCTGGACGGCGTGGCGGTCCTCTGGCGGCCCGACGGCACCGAGTTGCGGGTCTCAGTGGCGGACTTCCCCACCGGAGACGGGACCAACATCCTGCGGCGGGGCGAGCTCCTCCGCTCGATCGAGCTTCCCGCGCATGCGCTTCGGTCGCGGGCGCTGCTGCACAAGATCGCCCTGGCCGAATACGGCAGATCCGGTGCCGTGGTCACTGGTCGCCTCGACGGCGACGGATCGACGGTGTTCGGAGTGACCGCGGCCACCCTCACCCCGCACGTGATGCGATTTCCCGCGATCCCCGGCGCGGACGAGCTCGCGGCGGCTGTCGCCGCGGCATCCGATTTCTACACCGATCCGCAGGGTGCCGCCGACTGGCGTCGGGGTGTCAGCTCGGAGCTGGCCGAACAGCTCCGTCGAGAACTGGAGCGGGTCGCATGA